From a single Oreochromis niloticus isolate F11D_XX linkage group LG3, O_niloticus_UMD_NMBU, whole genome shotgun sequence genomic region:
- the LOC109198416 gene encoding uncharacterized protein LOC109198416 isoform X2: MADFPSFGRGRGAVGFTPLQSFGRGRSRLLTAPVSSTPKPVLTELNESPIDVNCDDLQNARSETSPTKENLYAEMATQIGFSIGESIASCLESRLGFGVGNSVVGSANNVLSEPSLLNVIVKSDVKEPVCFRGDGCDTYSVQEWEEMMMTFFKRRGVPVADQADDVLSKLLGRAREIVKVGIRSKPSVCLERGPEPIFEILKQHFSDTACSSMPLADFYATLPTSGETPFDYWLRLNRAMEVTEDCLKRQNKSFAYLTKELTAMFIRHCPDSELSLIFKCKPLQQWTVADVHEKLLEHGKDQKCTPQFSAVSALSFRRQEEIK; encoded by the coding sequence ATGGCAGATTTTCCCAGTTTTGGCAGGGGAAGGGGGGCAGTTGGTTTTACCCCTCTGCAGTCATTTGGCAGAGGCAGATCAAGGTTGCTGACAGCTCCAGTTTCATCCACACCTAAGCCTGTCCTTACTGAGTTGAATGAAAGCCCTATTGATGTGAACTGTGATGATCTACAAAATGCTAGATCAGAAACCAGTCCCACAAAAGAGAACCTTTATGCAGAGATGGCGACGCAAATTGGGTTTTCTATTGGGGAAAGCATTGCCTCTTGTCTTGAATCTCGGTTGGGCTTTGGAGTGGGAAACAGTGTTGTTGGGTCTGCCAATAATGTGTTATCAGAACCCTCACTATTGAATGTGATTGTAAAGTCTGATGTTAAAGAACCTGTGTGTTTTAGAGGGGATGGCTGTGATACATACAGTGTTCAGGAATGGGAGGAAATGATGATGACTTTTTTTAAGAGAAGAGGGGTACCAGTTGCTGATCAAGCTGATGATGTGCTAAGTAAACTGCTGGGGAGGGCACGAGAAATAGTCAAGGTGGGCATACGTAGTAAGCCATCTGTGTGTCTTGAGAGGGGCCCGGAGCCCATTTTTGAGATCTTAAAGCAGCACTTCAGTGACACTGCCTGTTCAAGCATGCCTTTAGCTGACTTTTATGCAACACTACCCACCTCAGGTGAAACACCGTTTGACTACtggctcaggttgaacagagCCATGGAGGTGACAGAAGACTGTCTGAAGAGACAAAATAAGTCCTTTGCATATCTGACAAAAGAGCTGACTGCTATGTTTATCCGTCACTGTCCAGACTCAGAACTGTCTCTTATTTTCAAGTGCAAGCCCCTGCAGCAGTGGACGGTTGCTGATGTGCACGAGAAATTGCTGGAGCATGGCAAGGACCAGAAGTGCACCCCTCAGTTTAGTGCAGTCAGTGCCTTGAGTTTTCGGCGACAGGAG